GAAAGCGAACCCGGAATATCTTGCCAGCTTGAACGCCTTGCCGGAAGTCGAAAAGGAACGGCTTCTGCGTGGGAACTGGAAGATCCGGCCGACCGGCGGCATGTTCTTCAAGGCCTCGCAGGTGCAGATTGTCAAGTCGATACCAGATAAGATTATTTCAATCGCCAGGGCGTGGGATTTGGCCGCAACGGAAATTACGCCGGAGCATAAAGACCCCGACCGCACGGCCGGGGCGCTGTGCGCACGGCTGAGGAGCGGACAATTTATTTTTCTCGATGTCATTCGCCGGGCAGCCAATGCGTCGAGCGTTCGCAAGCTCATCAAGACGACGGCCATTATTGACCGCGGCCTGTACCACAACGACAAGATTTATATACCGCAAGACCCCGGGCAGGCCGGGAAAGAGCAGGCGTTAAGCTACGTTCGCGAGCTGGCGGGCTACTCTATCATTACGCATCCAGTCAGCGGAGACAAGGAAACACGGGCCGAGCCGCTGGCCGCCCAATGGCAGCAGGGAAATGTCTTGCTGCTTGAAGGAGACTGGAATAAAGAGTTTTTGAACGAAATGGAAGGCTTTCCTGTGGCCCTGCACGACGACCAAGTGGATGCGGCCAGCGATGCGTTTAACGCCGTAGCGTCGACGTCTGACTGGTCGGCGCTGACATCGTAAAAGGAGGACAAAAAATAATGGCAGAGCGGTTTGATGGCTTTTTCAATGCCTTTATCGGGCACGGTACGCATGGCCGCGACCCATTTTCAAATTACATATACACGCCTTCGCGGATGATGACAGACTGGGAATGTGCCGATATGTTCACGTATAACGGCATTGCCCAGAAAATCATTACAGCCCCGGCCGACGAAGCCGTAAAGGAAGGGTTCACGCTGAAAGACGGCGAGGCAGAAATGGAAGAGCAGACAAAAGCGGTGTTGTCCGTCATGGAGGACTTAGAATGGGAACAGCGATTTTCGGAAGCCCTTTCCTGGGATCGCCTGTACGGCGGCAGCGCGGTTTTGATGATGGCCGATGACGGAACGGCTGAGCTAAGCGAACCGCTGAACGAATCGGCCTTGCGAAGCATTGAGCGGCTTGTCGTCATCGAGGCGCCGGACATTACGACCAGCGACGCCATGCTGTACAGCGACCCGCGCAGCCAGTTGTACGGGCGGCCGGAATTTTACAATGTGACCGGCTACTACGGCGGACGCTTCACCGTGCACGAAAGCCGCTTGCTCATGTTTCGTGGTGGTGTACTCCCAAGAGAGCAGCGGCGGCAGCGGGCAGACTGGGGCGCGAAGGTCTACGAAAAAATGTTCAATGACCTCATGCGGTATGACAGCGCCTTATCGTTGGCCTTGATGGCTCTGTCGCGCTTGTCGCAGGGCGTCATGAAACTCAATGGGTTGGCTGGGAAGCTGGCGACGGACGACGGCGAACAGCAGGTAATGAAGCGCTTACAGCTCATCGACATGGCCCGGCACATGATGAACACTATCGCGCTGGACAATGAAGACGACTATCGGCTGGAAAATATGGCCATAGGCGGCGTCACGAACATCATAGACCAGTTCCAGACGGCTATTTCCGCCGTTACAGAAATTCCTGTTACCGTATTATTTGGAGTTTCTCCCGGAGGGCTTAATAGTACCGGGAAGGCGGATTTCGAGAACTATTACAATATGGTTCGCCGCATCCAGAAACGAACGCTCAAGCCACAGCTGTCACGCCTCATTGATTTGCTGGGCCAGTGCAGCGACTACGGCC
This region of Megasphaera stantonii genomic DNA includes:
- the terL gene encoding phage terminase large subunit, with protein sequence MFFKASQVQIVKSIPDKIISIARAWDLAATEITPEHKDPDRTAGALCARLRSGQFIFLDVIRRAANASSVRKLIKTTAIIDRGLYHNDKIYIPQDPGQAGKEQALSYVRELAGYSIITHPVSGDKETRAEPLAAQWQQGNVLLLEGDWNKEFLNEMEGFPVALHDDQVDAASDAFNAVASTSDWSALTS
- a CDS encoding DUF1073 domain-containing protein; amino-acid sequence: MAERFDGFFNAFIGHGTHGRDPFSNYIYTPSRMMTDWECADMFTYNGIAQKIITAPADEAVKEGFTLKDGEAEMEEQTKAVLSVMEDLEWEQRFSEALSWDRLYGGSAVLMMADDGTAELSEPLNESALRSIERLVVIEAPDITTSDAMLYSDPRSQLYGRPEFYNVTGYYGGRFTVHESRLLMFRGGVLPREQRRQRADWGAKVYEKMFNDLMRYDSALSLALMALSRLSQGVMKLNGLAGKLATDDGEQQVMKRLQLIDMARHMMNTIALDNEDDYRLENMAIGGVTNIIDQFQTAISAVTEIPVTVLFGVSPGGLNSTGKADFENYYNMVRRIQKRTLKPQLSRLIDLLGQCSDYGLNLPDKYTLEFNPLWQPTEKEQADTEYVKAQTKEREAATAKTYYDMNALDGSEMRDTLEKNGDYELDRSLDDTIQNSRLGLEPGQPQPNTEGNDE